The Campylobacter anatolicus DNA segment CTGAAAGCAATTTAATTTACTCAAAAATGTTTAATAAAGATATAAATTTATTTAAATTAAAAGAGCAGTATCAAGCATTAAATGACAATATTTATATCTTACGTCACTCAAATATAAATTTACAAAATCAAGATGAGATTATAAAAACGCTTGAAAAAAATAAGGAATTTATTAGAGGTATTGGCGAGAATAGGTTTAAGGATATTGAGTTAAGACTATCAAAAAACAAAAATACAATAGATAAAAATTCATTTATTTATAAAGAATACGTCAAAGGTATTGAATTTTTAGAAAAACAAAATATTCTTATCAAAAATAATACAAATCAGACAATTGGCGTTGGCTATTCTCAAAACAAAATGCACGAAAATAGCCACAACAATGGACGCGGATATTAAATTTATACGCAAGTAAGTTTAATATCAAGTGCATTCATAACTTTTAAAATACTCTCAAATCGTGGCTTAGCTTCTGGACGAAACATTTTATAAAAGCTTTCGCGATTTAGATTTGCTTTTTTAGCGATAACTTCCACTCCTTTACTTTTAGCCAAATAAAATATCGCCCGTCTTAATTCATCTGTATCGCCGTCAGCTAATACTTGCGTAAGATATTCTTTACGTAATTCATCGTTTGTAAGGTAATCCTCTACCCTAAATTCTGTAAAATTTTCTTTCATAAGTAATCCTTTAAAATTTCTTTTGCCTTGCTTATATCTCTATCTTGCGTATCTTTATCGCCACCACACAATAATATTATAAGCTCTCCATTTTTTGCTGTAAAATAAAGCCTGTAACCTTTGCTAACAAATATCCTTAGCTCAAAAATTTCACCTTCAATATGCTTATAATCGCCTATATGGTTTTGGTTGCGTATCTTATCAATACGACGGATTATAGCGGTTTTTGCAATAGTATCATTTAATTTGCTAAGCCATTTATCAAAACTTAAACTTTTTACTACTTTCATAATTTGATTTTATCCTTTTGTAGCTAAAAGGCTACTTAAATTTTACTATCCTTTAATGGCTCTAACTTGCCATTTTTGATTAAAAAATCAACCTCGCTCTCTTTGCCATTTTCGTCTGTTATTGTAAGCCCTTTAAACATTGCCTTATCCTTAAAAATCAAATTTTGAAACAAAAAGTTTTAACTCTTCTAAATTTGAAAGCATAAAACCTAAAACAACACCTACGCACAAAATAAACGTGCAACTTATAACATAAACCAACATCTTATACCCTTT contains these protein-coding regions:
- a CDS encoding addiction module antidote protein; its protein translation is MKENFTEFRVEDYLTNDELRKEYLTQVLADGDTDELRRAIFYLAKSKGVEVIAKKANLNRESFYKMFRPEAKPRFESILKVMNALDIKLTCV
- a CDS encoding type II toxin-antitoxin system RelE/ParE family toxin — protein: MKVVKSLSFDKWLSKLNDTIAKTAIIRRIDKIRNQNHIGDYKHIEGEIFELRIFVSKGYRLYFTAKNGELIILLCGGDKDTQDRDISKAKEILKDYL